One genomic region from Bactrocera tryoni isolate S06 chromosome 3, CSIRO_BtryS06_freeze2, whole genome shotgun sequence encodes:
- the LOC120772030 gene encoding protein PTHB1, translating to MSLFNVCNWWHTQCSDLEENYDVASLLCARFGLDDSEKDYVVVGSHSGNLSIFNPRLEQNRRIEDGNAFRPTDLLLEVNLKQPILGIYAGRFSGGQMADEKQNQLAVLHPRSVVIYKLNAIGGVAEHGAQLRLQSLADYKLKRGALALTKGSFGRVKGREFFCITHLDGTLTFHEQDGILYECQLPGNRALPVPVVYCERTDSFFRFTAGWNLECFTYQDLSHSSLNRAEFKPSWSVCIGEGIVDMCVVQAKSNSASIMVLGERNFISLTDDGLVDFILKLDYTPSCFYSFVVGYYWEPGARLITAIASDTGKLFIYEGANIIWAAQYKDDPPVAIQRSNLYGLPGGIVALGATGQLRIGYLGSEPFVFKVPSVNMEDLSFTEAHKELQQLEEEIKAAVDVTDLEDIDKRAAEDVRVQFTINTETSEDADVLLLDVPAHVAVKELPACTGILKLRCKIDLAELQVVFNTAEGVRCSQDTLTYVDMTADRVETLELEFYVDDLLHVHTARVDVVVSFISVKGIPRVLQQSAYLPLSMFYKTRQPQKSAGIKLTYNIMSNSLTPKLSTFFPEFVTSESDSHALGLLLLCPGDEKCEEIVTIVLAKNSNRIRIQSDTLEALPMILERIMRVALEHAQDSIPSKGKRVKNAINSKVKTLMANPVLPIHAILSKIDLHRETQENIRKQTLELDKLLQQFKTLQRKLQDQPEDESKETLVMQIEENYDHLIAEGDKLMEIRKLEKIQRCDLTCAISVATSLIGALRMEEKLVNVICSVLCTPIEDWTELSWEESMSPGIDMLYHYGPLNRVKNSEGINAIETNVTHENFDYNRFRRHILSILERIQRIASAEEGTAEETATAAADERTQSNGVDISGLNELLEVLPSEQGLAKIRMVRRSTLEAVEDDEEEDEDDLRKVGYKKEYGNQQNKSGENSDWVNEDYELPTSEELFSDLGIWW from the exons ATGTCGCTCTTCAACGTTTGCAACTGGTGGCACACACAGTGCTCCGATCTGGAGGAGAACTACGACGTGGCCAGTTTGCTGTGCGCCCGCTTCGGACTCGATGACAGTGAAAAGGATTATGTGGTGGTCGGTTCGCATAGCGGCAATTTGAGCATTTTCAATCCGCGTCTGGAACAAAATCGACGCATCGAAGATGGCAATGCCTTTCGGCCGACCGATTTGTTGTTGGAGGTGAACTTAAAGCAGCCCATATTGGGCATATATGCGGGACGTTTCAGTGG TGGTCAAATGGCCGATGAGAAGCAGAATCAACTGGCCGTGCTGCATCCACGTTCGGTAGTCATATACAAGCTAAACGCGATTGGTGGCGTTGCTGAACATGGCGCGCAATTGCGTCTACAATCCTTAGCCGACTATAAGCTGAAGCGTGGCGCTTTAGCTTTAACGAAAGGCTCGTTTGGACGTGTCAAAGGACGTGAGTTCTTCTGCATTACACACTTGGATGGCACATTGACCTTTCACGAACAGGATGGCATTTTGTATGAGTGTCAATTGCCGGGCAATCGTGCGTTGCCAGTACCGGTGGTCTATTGTGAACGCACCGACAGTTTCTTTCGTTTTACAGCCGGTTGGAATTTAGAGTGCTTTAC CTATCAAGATCTTTCCCACTCCTCGCTCAATCGTGCCGAGTTCAAGCCGTCGTGGTCGGTGTGTATTGGTGAGGGTATTGTGGATATGTGTGTGGTACAGGCGAAGTC cAACTCCGCTTCGATTATGGTTTTGGGCGAGCGCAATTTTATTTCTCTAACTGATGATGGTCTTGTAGACTTCATACTGAAGTTGGATTATACACCAAGTTGCTTTTACTCGTTTGTCGTCGGCTATTACTGGg AGCCCGGTGCACGTCTAATAACCGCTATCGCTTCCGACACGGGAAAACTCTTCATTTACGAGGGTGCTAACATCATTTGGGCTGCTCAATACAAAGACGACCCACCCGTCGCAATACAACGTTCCAATTTGTATGGATTACCTGGCGGTATTGTGGCACTCGGTGCCACAGGTCAATTGCGTATTGGCTATCTCGGCTCCGAACCATTTGTCTTCAAGGTGCCATCGGTCAATATGGAAGATCTGAGCTTTACCGAGGCGCATAAGGAGCTGCAACAGTTGGAGGAGGAAATCAAAGCGGCGGTCGATGTGACAGACCTGGAAGATATAGACAAACGTGCCGCTGAAGATGTGCGCGTACAGTTCACCATCAACACGGAGACTAGTGAAGATGCAGACGTACTGCTACTGGATGTACCAGCGCATGTAGCAGTTAAGGAGCTGCCCGCCTGTACGGGCATACTAAAGTTGAGATGCAAGATCGATTTGGCTGAGTTACAAGTTGTTTTCAACACAGCTGAGGGTGTACGTTGTAGCCAGGATACGCTTACATATGTGGACATGACGGCCGATCGGGTGGAGACATTGGAATTGGAGTTCTATGTGGACGATCTATTGCATGTGCATACGGCGCGTGTAGACGTGGTCGTTTCGTTCATTAGCGTCAAA GGTATACCACGCGTCTTGCAGCAGTCCGCCTATTTACCGTTGAGCATGTTCTATAAAACGCGCCAGCCACAGAAGTCCGCTGGCATAAAACTAACTTACAATATTATGTCGAATTCGTTGACACCCAAATTATCTACATTCTTTCCTGAATTCGTGACCTCGGAAAGCGATTCGCATGCGTTGGGTCTGCTTCTGCTCTGCCCTGGTGACGAGAAATGCGAGGAAATTGTGACTATTGTTCTAGCGAAGAACTCAAACCGTATAAG AATACAATCAGATACTTTGGAAGCATTGCCAATGATATTGGAACGTATAATGCGAGTAGCTTTAGAGCATGCTCAAGACTCTATACCTTCGAAAGGAAAGCGCGTCAAAAATGCCATAAATTCCAAGGTGAAAACACTCATGGCCAATCCAGTGTTGCCCATTCATgcaattttaagtaaaattgatCTGCATCGTGAGACACAAGAGAATATACGCAAGCAAACG CTGGAGCTGGATAAACTTTTGCAGCAATTTAAGACTCTGCAACGTAAGCTGCAAGATCAGCCTGAAGATGAGTCGAAAGAAACCTTGGTCATGCAAATAGAGGAGAACTACGATCACTTGATTGCGGAAGGTGATAAGCTAATGGAAATACGAAAGTTGGAAAAGAT ACAACGTTGTGATCTCACTTGCGCAATTTCCGTGGCCACCTCACTCATTGGCGCCCTACGCATGGAGGAGAAATTAGTGAATGTTATTTGCTCTGTACTTTGTACGCCGATCGAGGATTGGACGGAGCTG AGTTGGGAGGAATCAATGTCACCCGGCATCGATATGCTCTATCATTATGGTCCCCTGAATCGTGTGAAGAATAGCGAGGGCATAAATGCTATCGAAACCAATGTGACGCATGAAAATTTCGATTATAATCGATTTAGACGCCATATACTCTCCATATTGGAACGCATACAACGCATTGCTAGTGCAGAAGAAGGGACTGCCGAGGAAACCGCGACAGCTGCCGCAGATGAGCGAACGCAGTCGAATGGAGTCGATATCAGTGGACTTAATGAATTGCTTGAAGTTCTGCCCAGTGAGCAGGGTTTAGCTAAAATCCGCATGGTAAGACGTAGTACATTGGAGGCGGTAGAGGAtgatgaagaagaagatgagGATGATTTACGTAAAGTTGGCTATAAAAAGGAGTATGGTAATCAACAGAATAAGTCGGGTGAGAACTCGGATTGGGTGAATGAGGATTATGAGTTGCCGACGTCAGAAGAGTTATTCAGTGATTTGGGTATTTGGTGGTAG